Proteins from a genomic interval of Salinarchaeum sp. Harcht-Bsk1:
- a CDS encoding KaiC domain-containing protein has protein sequence MSDEDWFESAVGSDDDGDADDNGDARDGDADAERVDESDGAASGDEATGVTENGADEEEPDALETPGFAPSSDEDDLDDRIPDLGDDLGDSLGEEPLSAEDIDPDLADEEDGGGLFEDDFTAALQEAEDEGFGMGGNAEPTDPAFSMGTDAGGGFGDVGVTDLDDDPDSDIPRIDLGIEGLDEMIQGGVPERSLMVAIGSAGTGKTTFGHQFLYGGLQNGERAVFIALEESRERVIRSASEKGFQFDEYVDDGQLAVVDIDPVEMANSLQTIRSELPRLIDEFGADRLVLDSVSLLEMMYEERATRRNEIYDFTRSLKEAGITTMLTSEASEETPYASRHGIVEYLTDAVFVLQYVRPSDFRETRMAVEIQKIRDANHSREMKPYEITNEGIEVFRQANLF, from the coding sequence ATGAGTGACGAGGACTGGTTCGAGAGCGCGGTCGGGAGTGACGACGACGGGGACGCCGACGACAACGGTGACGCGAGAGACGGAGACGCGGACGCCGAGCGAGTGGACGAGTCGGACGGCGCGGCCAGTGGTGATGAGGCCACGGGGGTAACCGAGAATGGTGCGGACGAGGAGGAACCAGACGCGCTGGAAACACCGGGATTCGCGCCGTCGTCGGACGAAGACGATCTGGACGATCGAATTCCCGACCTCGGCGACGATCTCGGTGATAGCCTCGGTGAAGAGCCGCTCTCCGCGGAGGACATCGACCCCGATCTCGCCGACGAGGAAGACGGCGGCGGACTCTTCGAGGACGACTTCACGGCGGCGCTGCAGGAGGCAGAGGACGAAGGGTTCGGGATGGGCGGCAACGCCGAACCGACCGATCCGGCGTTCTCGATGGGCACCGACGCCGGCGGTGGGTTCGGCGACGTCGGCGTCACCGACCTCGACGACGATCCGGACTCGGACATCCCCCGCATCGACCTCGGGATCGAGGGGCTCGACGAGATGATCCAGGGCGGCGTCCCCGAACGGTCCCTGATGGTCGCCATCGGATCGGCGGGGACCGGCAAGACGACGTTCGGCCACCAGTTCCTCTACGGCGGCCTCCAGAACGGTGAGCGCGCCGTGTTCATCGCCCTCGAGGAGTCCCGCGAGCGCGTGATCCGTTCGGCATCCGAGAAGGGGTTCCAGTTCGACGAGTACGTCGACGACGGACAGCTCGCCGTCGTCGACATCGACCCCGTCGAGATGGCCAACAGCCTCCAGACGATCCGTAGCGAACTCCCGCGACTCATCGACGAGTTCGGTGCCGACCGACTCGTCCTCGACTCCGTGTCACTGCTGGAGATGATGTACGAGGAGCGAGCGACCCGCCGGAACGAGATCTACGACTTCACCAGAAGTCTCAAGGAGGCCGGCATCACCACGATGCTGACCAGCGAGGCCAGCGAGGAGACGCCATACGCCTCCCGACACGGCATCGTCGAGTACCTCACGGACGCCGTGTTCGTCCTCCAGTACGTCCGCCCGTCGGACTTCCGGGAGACCCGGATGGCCGTCGAGATCCAGAAGATCCGCGACGCGAACCACTCCCGCGAGATGAAGCCCTACGAGATCACCAACGAGGGGATCGAAGTGTTTCGGCAGGCAAATCTTTTCTAG
- a CDS encoding glycosyl hydrolase, whose amino-acid sequence MTSRDFNDRHDDADESSDERGRLPVSRRSVLQAAGAAGAIGGASGITSALSDSNTVSVGSGSYTTEYPGDSTGDMPPTTDELRITDNVDQPIPTNGVWSGMHFAYDPYDETWHEHCNGATVTYPYYADARSEGFRLQIPSTWQGWRDPWDDMENQPAAIEEADFVRMDYQETPRLVIGNTDVSSYADTRTHDHGDWFNTARWGDGTTAPMDVTQVRGCPFVFVEYGGGGADLSLLDETDAALSNANVSVFADQGNVLGLTVEPTQSGHSVQHFGLYAPDGASWSGVGTSSLTSQLAGSGYLTVAVLPDGTESTLDAFEQYAYNFVRDTTVDWNYDEANAAVSTTYAYTLEEKAESTTSGTLSALFPTQWKHTSASFTGDEYWSPRGRMKVVAGSSFSTTLRYPGILPVQPDVGTYDGAQLDQYLQDLRSDYGPYTDQGVPACAYWSGKDFMRNTQVAPIADVRGLTAEQDYFLQALRGRLSTYLDVANNAWTVDGDSFSTADSDEVFYFHDDLGVLQSYPDCEFGGAFAVNDHHFHYGYLVNAAAEVARQDPKWADNYGPMVELLIRDYANWERPDTSNPLDPSTYPKDSFPFLRTFEPYAGMSYAGGINGNDYGNNQESSSEAIAAYAAMVKWGEITGNTELRDAGIWMYTHEVNASREYWFDEVDDSLPANFGSNLGPDELDTEGSGPFKYCSQTWDVGSWRQVYWDTSDPIELYGINNLPIGGHSFYLGYDQTYNENNWDRLLTARDQLVGGPDPYSRWPDGWAAAAWCYRAMSNPSRAIDPNMAGEMPISPTGTSSPYVYYFLHHLNEIGIPDPTVSADTPFYQVFQDSSTGTKTYVAYNASSSTTTVNFSDGTSLDVAANSVGYTTGSGGSSSAPTVDSLSASEVETSDSDAEFDVSWSVGDSDGDLSSVDLTLTDDGDGTTEDSASISVSGSSASGTTRLVAAGDDGTGNSYTLELVATDGTGNTASSTTSVTESEDTSSGNAPTVDSFSISEDNSGGSPHAEFQIDYAVSDADGDLSSVDLTLTDTEDGQVEGSTTVSVSGSSGSGTETLSARKAENDGHTYEAECVVTDANGNTDTATATEVEDGS is encoded by the coding sequence ATGACATCACGAGATTTCAACGACAGACACGACGACGCGGACGAATCGAGCGACGAACGGGGGCGACTGCCGGTTTCGCGGCGGTCGGTACTGCAGGCAGCCGGGGCTGCTGGCGCGATCGGTGGTGCCAGTGGTATCACGTCTGCACTCTCCGATTCGAACACCGTCAGCGTGGGCAGCGGCAGTTACACGACGGAGTACCCGGGGGACAGCACCGGGGATATGCCCCCGACCACGGACGAGTTGCGGATCACCGACAACGTCGACCAACCGATCCCGACGAACGGCGTCTGGAGTGGGATGCACTTCGCGTACGATCCCTACGACGAGACCTGGCACGAGCACTGCAACGGTGCGACGGTCACGTATCCCTACTACGCCGACGCACGCTCGGAGGGGTTCCGGCTCCAGATTCCGAGCACGTGGCAGGGCTGGCGGGATCCCTGGGACGACATGGAGAATCAGCCCGCTGCGATCGAGGAGGCGGACTTCGTCCGGATGGACTACCAGGAGACGCCGCGGCTGGTGATCGGCAACACGGACGTCAGTTCGTACGCGGACACACGTACGCACGATCACGGAGACTGGTTCAACACCGCCCGCTGGGGCGACGGCACGACTGCACCGATGGACGTCACGCAGGTCCGTGGCTGCCCGTTCGTCTTCGTCGAGTACGGCGGCGGTGGTGCCGACCTCTCCCTGCTGGACGAGACCGACGCGGCGCTCTCGAACGCGAACGTCTCCGTCTTCGCCGACCAGGGCAACGTCCTCGGGCTCACCGTCGAACCCACGCAGTCAGGGCACTCCGTCCAGCACTTCGGCCTCTACGCGCCGGACGGCGCGAGCTGGTCGGGCGTCGGTACCAGCTCCCTCACGTCGCAGCTCGCAGGATCGGGCTACCTGACCGTGGCCGTCCTCCCCGACGGCACCGAGTCGACGCTCGACGCGTTCGAGCAGTACGCCTACAACTTCGTCCGGGACACGACGGTCGACTGGAACTACGACGAGGCCAACGCGGCCGTCTCGACCACGTACGCCTACACGCTCGAGGAGAAGGCCGAGAGTACGACGAGCGGGACGCTCTCGGCGCTGTTCCCGACCCAGTGGAAACACACCAGCGCCTCGTTCACCGGCGACGAGTACTGGTCGCCACGCGGCCGGATGAAAGTCGTCGCCGGCTCGTCGTTCTCGACGACGCTACGGTACCCGGGGATCCTGCCGGTCCAACCGGACGTCGGTACGTACGACGGCGCCCAGCTCGACCAGTACCTGCAGGATCTCCGGAGCGACTACGGTCCCTACACCGATCAGGGCGTGCCAGCGTGCGCCTACTGGTCCGGGAAGGATTTCATGCGGAACACGCAGGTGGCTCCGATCGCGGACGTCCGTGGCCTGACCGCCGAGCAGGACTACTTCCTGCAGGCGCTCCGTGGCCGACTCTCGACGTACCTGGACGTCGCCAACAACGCCTGGACCGTCGACGGTGATAGCTTCTCCACTGCCGACTCCGACGAGGTGTTCTACTTCCACGACGACCTCGGCGTGCTCCAGTCCTATCCCGACTGCGAGTTCGGGGGCGCCTTCGCCGTCAACGACCACCACTTCCACTACGGCTACCTCGTGAACGCTGCGGCGGAAGTCGCCCGTCAGGATCCCAAGTGGGCCGATAACTACGGTCCGATGGTCGAGTTGCTCATTCGGGACTACGCGAACTGGGAGCGCCCGGACACGTCGAACCCGCTCGATCCGTCCACCTATCCCAAGGACTCCTTCCCGTTCCTGCGGACGTTCGAGCCGTACGCGGGGATGTCCTACGCGGGCGGCATCAACGGCAACGACTATGGGAACAACCAGGAGTCCTCCTCCGAGGCCATCGCGGCGTACGCGGCGATGGTCAAGTGGGGAGAAATCACCGGCAACACCGAACTCAGGGACGCCGGCATCTGGATGTACACCCACGAGGTCAACGCTTCCCGCGAGTACTGGTTCGACGAGGTCGACGATTCGCTCCCGGCCAACTTCGGCAGCAACCTCGGCCCAGACGAACTCGACACCGAGGGCTCCGGCCCGTTCAAGTACTGCTCGCAGACCTGGGACGTCGGTAGCTGGCGACAGGTCTACTGGGACACCTCGGACCCGATCGAGCTGTACGGGATCAACAATCTCCCGATCGGCGGGCACTCCTTCTACCTGGGCTACGATCAGACCTACAACGAGAACAACTGGGATCGCCTGCTCACGGCTCGCGACCAGCTCGTTGGTGGGCCCGATCCGTACTCGCGGTGGCCGGACGGCTGGGCGGCAGCCGCGTGGTGTTACCGGGCGATGTCGAACCCATCGCGAGCGATCGATCCGAACATGGCCGGCGAGATGCCGATCTCCCCCACGGGGACCTCCTCGCCGTACGTCTACTACTTCCTCCACCACCTCAACGAGATCGGGATCCCCGATCCGACGGTGAGCGCAGACACGCCGTTCTATCAGGTGTTCCAGGACAGCAGCACCGGGACGAAGACCTACGTCGCCTACAACGCGTCCTCGTCCACGACCACGGTGAACTTCTCCGACGGGACGTCCCTGGACGTGGCCGCCAACTCGGTCGGGTACACCACCGGCAGCGGCGGCTCGTCGAGTGCGCCGACGGTGGACAGCCTCTCGGCCAGCGAGGTCGAGACGAGCGACTCGGACGCGGAGTTCGACGTCTCCTGGAGCGTCGGCGACAGCGACGGCGACCTCTCCTCGGTCGACCTCACGCTGACCGACGACGGCGACGGCACGACGGAGGACTCCGCCTCGATCAGCGTGAGTGGCAGCAGTGCCTCCGGGACGACCCGACTCGTCGCCGCCGGCGACGACGGCACCGGGAACAGCTACACGCTGGAACTCGTCGCCACCGACGGCACCGGAAACACCGCTTCGTCGACGACGAGCGTCACGGAGAGCGAGGACACCAGCAGCGGCAACGCGCCGACGGTGGACAGTTTCTCGATCAGCGAGGACAACAGCGGCGGCAGTCCGCACGCGGAGTTCCAGATCGACTACGCCGTCAGCGACGCCGACGGCGACCTGTCGTCCGTCGACTTGACGCTGACCGACACCGAAGACGGCCAGGTCGAGGGATCCACGACCGTGAGCGTCAGCGGTAGCTCGGGCTCTGGTACCGAGACCCTCTCCGCCAGAAAAGCAGAGAACGACGGTCACACCTACGAGGCCGAGTGCGTCGTCACCGACGCGAACGGCAACACCGACACTGCGACCGCAACCGAGGTCGAGGACGGAAGCTGA
- a CDS encoding winged helix-turn-helix domain-containing protein, which produces MSADDTTDERDDASDDAEAGAGATRADDATDDRSRRDELTDRLSEETDRAVEEFDQRLVDLLSWMLDTETRARIYVHLRQSPHSTSDEIAEGTGLYPSTVREALAELHDEGIVERRKRQSEGAGNNPYEYAAIAPSELVGTVAERVQTELNTVFNLDRHISAGSTEPDLDEEPVTITVEDGSSSAEAAAAASTEPAVEETDETDADSPDDELLGEDDE; this is translated from the coding sequence ATGTCTGCGGACGATACCACCGACGAGAGAGACGACGCTTCGGACGACGCCGAAGCGGGGGCTGGGGCCACACGGGCGGACGACGCGACCGACGATCGCTCGCGTCGCGACGAGCTCACCGACCGACTGAGCGAGGAGACGGACCGGGCCGTCGAGGAGTTCGACCAGCGCCTCGTGGACCTGCTCTCCTGGATGCTCGACACCGAGACGCGGGCGCGAATCTACGTCCACCTGCGACAGTCCCCCCACAGCACGAGCGACGAGATCGCCGAGGGGACTGGCCTCTACCCGAGCACCGTCCGGGAGGCACTCGCCGAACTTCACGACGAGGGAATCGTCGAGCGCCGCAAGCGACAGAGCGAGGGCGCCGGCAACAACCCCTACGAGTACGCCGCGATCGCACCTAGCGAACTGGTCGGCACTGTCGCCGAGCGCGTCCAGACCGAACTCAACACGGTGTTCAACCTCGATCGACACATCAGCGCTGGCAGTACCGAACCAGATCTGGACGAGGAGCCGGTGACGATCACAGTCGAGGACGGATCCAGCAGTGCGGAGGCGGCCGCGGCCGCGAGCACCGAACCAGCCGTCGAGGAGACCGACGAGACGGACGCGGACTCGCCCGACGACGAACTCCTCGGGGAAGACGACGAGTAG
- a CDS encoding RNase P subunit p30 family protein, with amino-acid sequence MYEAVHAVPEGESTVSRLAITAKEYGYEGIVVRNHGDQRAEFDAGAVAAETGVDVVNGVEIQAEDAQQASGYLGNFRPDYTLVGIHGGTIELNRFAVEQEKVDVLAHPMAEQGDLNHVMANAAAEHGVRIELNLRPVLRESGGTRVRAIKDLRKSWELIDDAGAPFVVSADPRSHLQLRARRELEALDEEIGIPGEAIEDGLAEWGRLAERNREIQSEAFIEPGVEAGRYDPDA; translated from the coding sequence ATGTACGAGGCCGTCCACGCCGTGCCGGAGGGAGAGTCGACGGTCTCGCGGCTCGCGATCACGGCCAAGGAGTACGGGTACGAGGGGATCGTCGTCCGGAATCACGGCGACCAGCGCGCGGAGTTCGACGCGGGTGCTGTCGCAGCGGAGACGGGTGTCGACGTCGTAAACGGGGTCGAGATCCAGGCCGAGGACGCCCAGCAGGCGAGTGGCTACCTCGGGAACTTCCGCCCTGATTACACGCTCGTGGGGATCCACGGCGGGACGATCGAACTGAACCGCTTCGCGGTGGAGCAGGAGAAGGTAGACGTGCTCGCACATCCGATGGCCGAACAGGGCGACCTGAACCACGTGATGGCGAACGCCGCTGCCGAGCACGGCGTCCGGATCGAACTGAATCTGCGGCCCGTGTTGCGCGAGTCCGGCGGCACCCGCGTGCGGGCCATCAAGGACCTGCGGAAGTCCTGGGAGCTGATCGACGACGCCGGCGCGCCGTTCGTCGTCTCGGCGGATCCCCGCTCGCACCTGCAACTTCGTGCGCGTCGGGAACTCGAGGCGCTGGACGAAGAGATCGGGATTCCGGGTGAGGCGATCGAGGACGGCCTCGCGGAGTGGGGGAGGCTGGCCGAGCGGAACCGAGAGATCCAGTCCGAGGCGTTCATTGAGCCAGGGGTCGAAGCTGGTCGGTATGACCCAGACGCCTGA
- a CDS encoding transcription factor TFIIB cyclin-like protein: protein MHSAKDRRDNAEWIEAIEEAATDLGLDDETGSVAVDLFLSTVPDADRSKPAAVAASVYAATLIAGEGRTQTAVADAVGVSRISVQQRWRERLESAGMEPPSW from the coding sequence GTGCACAGCGCGAAGGATCGCCGCGACAACGCGGAGTGGATCGAGGCCATCGAGGAGGCGGCTACCGACCTCGGTCTCGACGACGAAACGGGTTCCGTCGCGGTCGATCTCTTCCTGTCGACGGTTCCCGACGCCGACCGCTCGAAACCGGCGGCGGTCGCGGCGAGCGTTTACGCCGCGACGCTGATCGCAGGCGAGGGCCGGACGCAGACCGCCGTGGCCGACGCCGTCGGCGTCTCGCGGATTTCGGTCCAGCAGCGCTGGCGGGAGCGTCTCGAGAGTGCCGGGATGGAGCCACCGTCCTGGTGA
- a CDS encoding prolyl oligopeptidase family serine peptidase, producing the protein MTKQVPRDDVDETLEALASLPTLAQATVSPDGDRIAFYHDGTGRNELHVLDVATGEVEQWSDGDVPRDSKSTLEWDADGDRMFFHHDQAGNEQFDVYAIDAAGTVESVYESAGQSGLHDVGADGDVVLVGSNHEGQMNLYSHDLDADETTTVTEYERATLVGLLSPDGEQVAFATNESDEFSNVDSYVADADGGNPRNLQIGDTGAECVPADWHPDGDRLLVADNTTDVGRCGIYDLDADEVTWYGEGADEEMAECFLPGGDRFLALRMRDATVTPVIYDVETGESRAFEVPSGVSEFGHGESPVLADGRVVLTHESPTTRPRIIAYDLETDEYDVLREAEYGSFDREDFVDAEYVTFESDGVPETPARAVEHEPYDELEIGALLYDSGERPSPLIVHPHGGPRLHETKNFDVFTQFLASRGYSVLQVNYRGSTGRGREFVERLYDDWGGAEQGDVATAAEHVLETRDWIDEDRVIAYGRSFGGFSAYWQSVQYPDLYDAVISWVGVSDLRDMYENTMPHFRSELMEKYMGDPDENADLYEERSPITHVENVQGPLLMLHGANDTRVPVSQARRFDEALQEAGFEEGPDGDYEYVELDAEGHSSSDVRRKIRVFSLVDDFLDRRL; encoded by the coding sequence ATGACAAAACAGGTGCCACGGGACGACGTCGACGAAACGCTCGAAGCGCTCGCGTCCTTGCCGACCCTGGCGCAGGCGACGGTATCGCCCGACGGAGATCGCATCGCGTTCTACCACGACGGGACCGGGCGGAACGAACTCCACGTGCTGGACGTCGCGACGGGCGAGGTCGAGCAGTGGAGCGACGGCGACGTGCCGCGCGATTCCAAGTCGACGCTCGAGTGGGACGCCGACGGCGACCGCATGTTCTTCCACCACGACCAGGCTGGCAACGAGCAGTTCGACGTGTACGCCATCGACGCGGCCGGGACCGTCGAGTCCGTGTACGAATCTGCGGGCCAGTCGGGGCTGCACGACGTCGGAGCGGACGGCGACGTCGTGCTCGTCGGTTCGAATCACGAGGGGCAGATGAACCTCTACTCCCACGACCTCGACGCCGACGAGACCACGACGGTCACCGAGTACGAGCGCGCCACGCTCGTCGGCCTCCTCTCGCCCGACGGCGAGCAGGTCGCCTTCGCGACGAACGAGAGCGACGAGTTCAGCAACGTCGACAGCTACGTCGCCGACGCGGACGGCGGGAACCCGCGGAACCTCCAGATCGGAGACACGGGCGCGGAGTGCGTGCCCGCCGACTGGCATCCCGACGGCGATCGGCTCCTCGTCGCCGACAACACGACCGACGTCGGACGGTGTGGGATCTACGACCTCGACGCCGACGAGGTGACGTGGTACGGCGAGGGCGCCGACGAGGAGATGGCCGAGTGCTTCCTCCCCGGGGGCGATCGGTTCCTGGCGCTCCGGATGCGCGACGCGACGGTCACGCCAGTGATCTACGACGTGGAAACCGGCGAGTCACGCGCGTTCGAGGTGCCCTCGGGCGTCTCCGAGTTCGGCCACGGCGAGTCGCCCGTCCTCGCCGACGGTCGCGTCGTGCTCACCCACGAGAGCCCGACGACGCGGCCGCGGATCATCGCCTACGACCTCGAGACCGACGAGTACGACGTGCTCCGCGAGGCGGAGTACGGATCCTTCGACCGCGAGGACTTCGTCGACGCCGAGTACGTCACGTTCGAATCCGACGGCGTCCCCGAGACGCCGGCGCGAGCGGTCGAACACGAGCCTTACGACGAACTCGAGATCGGCGCGCTCCTGTACGACTCCGGGGAGCGGCCCTCGCCCCTCATCGTCCACCCGCACGGTGGCCCGCGGCTCCACGAGACGAAGAACTTCGACGTGTTCACCCAGTTCCTCGCCTCGCGGGGCTACTCGGTGCTGCAAGTCAACTACCGCGGATCGACCGGTCGCGGCCGCGAGTTCGTCGAACGGCTCTACGACGACTGGGGCGGCGCCGAGCAGGGTGACGTGGCGACGGCAGCCGAACACGTCCTCGAGACGCGCGACTGGATCGACGAGGACCGCGTGATCGCGTACGGCCGATCGTTCGGCGGCTTCTCCGCGTACTGGCAGTCCGTGCAGTATCCCGACCTGTACGACGCCGTGATCTCGTGGGTCGGCGTCTCCGATCTCCGGGACATGTACGAGAACACGATGCCCCACTTCCGCTCCGAACTGATGGAGAAGTACATGGGCGACCCCGACGAGAACGCCGACCTGTACGAGGAGCGGTCGCCGATCACGCACGTCGAGAACGTCCAGGGACCGCTGCTGATGCTGCACGGCGCCAACGACACGCGGGTCCCCGTCTCCCAGGCGCGACGGTTCGACGAGGCGCTGCAGGAGGCAGGCTTCGAGGAGGGCCCCGATGGCGACTACGAGTACGTCGAACTCGACGCGGAGGGACACAGTTCCTCGGACGTACGGCGAAAGATTCGGGTGTTCTCGCTCGTCGACGACTTCCTGGATCGACGACTCTGA
- a CDS encoding phosphopantetheine adenylyltransferase: protein MDVALGGTFDPVHDGHRALLEHAFSLGDVVVGLTTDELAPETRNVDRYVRPFEERKADLEAELAAIAEERDRSFDVRPLDSPTGIAAEDPSLEYLVVSPETAPVGEHINELRAERGLEPLTIEVVDHVLAEDDEIISSTRIVQGEIDEHGTLTPERSGRDPQRE, encoded by the coding sequence ATGGACGTGGCGCTCGGTGGAACCTTCGACCCGGTACACGACGGCCACCGCGCGCTTCTCGAGCACGCGTTCTCGCTCGGCGACGTCGTCGTGGGGCTCACGACCGACGAACTCGCCCCCGAGACGCGAAACGTCGATCGCTACGTTCGGCCCTTCGAGGAGCGCAAAGCAGACCTCGAAGCCGAACTGGCCGCCATCGCGGAGGAACGCGATCGCTCCTTCGACGTGCGCCCGCTCGACTCGCCCACCGGCATCGCCGCCGAAGACCCCTCTCTCGAGTACCTCGTCGTCTCGCCGGAGACCGCGCCCGTCGGCGAGCACATCAACGAACTCCGAGCGGAGCGCGGCCTCGAACCACTCACGATCGAGGTCGTCGATCACGTCCTCGCCGAGGACGACGAGATCATCTCCAGCACCCGGATCGTCCAGGGCGAGATCGACGAGCACGGCACCCTGACGCCGGAGCGTTCCGGGCGTGACCCGCAGCGGGAGTGA
- a CDS encoding class I SAM-dependent methyltransferase, with protein MTQTPEDHAARFTEVAEEYDDDSSEEYRACAGAVIEGAAPEPDHTVLDLGAGTGAIGLALADAAERVVLRDLSEGMLDQARQKVADRGLDNVEIGEGSFREPNYDGPADVIVSNFALHHLSDAEKREAIEIWAEYEPERIVLGDVMFFEEPDPSVPFYSPEVDDPATVGTLVEAFTDVGYAVVDVQRIHDQVGVIVTHRIGEGDVVPGAE; from the coding sequence ATGACCCAGACGCCTGAGGATCACGCGGCCCGGTTCACCGAGGTCGCCGAGGAGTACGACGACGATTCGAGCGAGGAGTACCGGGCCTGCGCGGGGGCGGTGATCGAGGGCGCTGCACCCGAGCCGGACCACACCGTGCTCGACCTCGGTGCCGGGACGGGAGCGATCGGCCTCGCCCTCGCCGACGCTGCCGAGCGCGTCGTCCTGCGAGACCTCAGCGAGGGGATGCTCGATCAGGCCCGCCAGAAGGTCGCGGATCGGGGGCTCGACAACGTCGAAATCGGCGAGGGATCCTTCCGCGAACCCAACTACGACGGCCCCGCCGACGTGATCGTCTCGAACTTCGCGCTTCACCACCTCAGCGACGCGGAAAAACGGGAGGCAATCGAAATCTGGGCCGAGTACGAGCCAGAGCGGATCGTCCTCGGCGACGTGATGTTCTTCGAGGAGCCCGACCCGAGCGTCCCCTTCTACTCGCCGGAGGTCGACGATCCCGCCACCGTCGGCACCCTCGTCGAAGCGTTCACCGACGTGGGATACGCCGTCGTCGACGTACAGCGCATCCACGACCAGGTCGGCGTGATCGTCACCCACCGGATCGGCGAGGGCGACGTCGTGCCTGGAGCGGAGTGA
- a CDS encoding TrmB family transcriptional regulator yields MENEDSVRRGLQRIGLSQYQSEAYLAVIQHGPLAAVDVAEKSGIPSSRIYDVLTDLEHDGYVTTFEREDRRYVQATEPSDLVNVLRQTGEQLSETAEDIEEVWEQNSIDDHQVNLVKQVDSTLERARAFIENAETSVDVAATPSQYYQLREALATAHANDVVVRVSIEDVSPGQIDATQPVTELRRRGIPGPFVAIVDRTYTCFSPNDRAASDYGLVVNDRILSFIFRWYFQLCLWSVCDPIYVADSEGKMYVSLVEFVRDVYPLWLEGAMLPVTIEGTDPQSRDSRRVSGVVSGIRYPDMSLERGHVPTYSDLSSFLTLAVTDETGETHLVGGWGAVFEDLEADRIVVHGSKVVLPPSLPAELG; encoded by the coding sequence ATGGAGAACGAGGATAGCGTTCGGCGGGGCCTCCAGCGGATCGGTCTGAGTCAGTACCAGTCCGAGGCGTACCTCGCCGTCATCCAGCACGGCCCGCTCGCGGCGGTGGACGTCGCCGAGAAGAGCGGGATCCCGAGTTCGCGCATCTACGACGTGCTCACCGACCTCGAACACGACGGCTACGTCACCACGTTCGAGCGCGAGGATCGCCGGTACGTCCAGGCCACCGAGCCGTCCGATCTGGTGAACGTGCTCCGTCAGACCGGGGAACAGCTCTCGGAAACGGCCGAGGACATCGAGGAGGTCTGGGAGCAAAACAGCATCGACGACCACCAGGTCAACCTCGTCAAACAGGTCGATTCGACGCTCGAACGAGCACGGGCGTTCATCGAGAACGCGGAGACGTCCGTCGACGTCGCGGCGACCCCGTCCCAGTACTACCAGCTTCGCGAAGCGCTCGCGACGGCCCACGCCAACGACGTCGTCGTTCGGGTCTCCATCGAGGACGTCTCCCCCGGCCAGATCGACGCCACGCAGCCGGTCACCGAACTGCGGCGCCGCGGGATTCCCGGCCCGTTCGTCGCCATCGTCGATCGGACGTACACCTGCTTCTCCCCGAACGATCGAGCGGCCTCGGACTACGGACTCGTCGTCAACGACCGCATCCTCTCCTTCATCTTCAGGTGGTACTTCCAGCTCTGCCTCTGGTCGGTCTGTGACCCGATCTACGTCGCCGACTCGGAGGGCAAAATGTACGTGTCGCTGGTCGAGTTCGTCCGGGACGTCTACCCGCTCTGGCTCGAGGGAGCGATGCTCCCCGTGACGATCGAGGGGACCGATCCGCAATCTCGCGACAGTCGTCGCGTCTCGGGCGTCGTCTCCGGGATCCGGTATCCGGACATGTCGCTCGAACGCGGACACGTCCCTACCTACAGCGATCTGTCCTCCTTTCTCACGCTCGCGGTCACCGACGAAACGGGCGAGACGCACCTCGTCGGTGGCTGGGGTGCCGTGTTCGAGGATCTGGAAGCCGACCGGATCGTCGTGCACGGCTCGAAGGTCGTGCTGCCGCCGTCGCTGCCGGCGGAGCTCGGTTGA